A part of Ammospiza caudacuta isolate bAmmCau1 chromosome 5, bAmmCau1.pri, whole genome shotgun sequence genomic DNA contains:
- the TES gene encoding testin, translating to MDLENKVKKMGLGHEEGFGAPCLKCKEKCEGFELHYWRKICRNCKCGQEEHDIPSSSEEDRKVGKLFEDTKYTTLIAKLKNDGIPLYKRNVMILTSPVPYKKSVTIDTVTYEWAPPVQNQTLAKQYMQMLPKEKQPVAGSEGAQYRKKQLAKQLPAHDQDPSKCHELSPSEVRHMEQFVKKYKKEALGVGDVKLPGDVEVRAPDENNLKNGGGRGTSSTVGTMEKSPDRKASQYSCYHCKLSMKEGDPAVYAERAGYDKLWHPGCFVCGTCGELLVDMIYFWKNGNLYCGRHYCDSERPRCAGCDELIFSNEYTLAEGQNWHLKHFCCFDCDCVLAGITYITVNDKPVCKSCYMKNHAAICQGCHNAIDPEVQRVSYNNFNWHAKRECFLCSCCSKCLIGQKFISMEGMLFCSVACKEKMMS from the exons ATGGACCTGGAGAATAAAGTGAAGAAG ATGGGCTTGGGCCATGAGGAAGGATTTGGTGCCCCCTGCttaaaatgcaaggaaaaatgTGAAGGATTTGAGCTTCATTACTGGAG gaaaatatgCCGAAACTGCAAGTGTGGCCAGGAGGAGCATGATATCCCTTCAAGCAGTGAGGAAGATCGGAAAGTGGGGAAACTCTTTGAGGATACAAAATACACAACCCTCATTGCAAAGCTGAAGAATGACGGCATTCCCTTGTATAAACGCAATGTGATGATACTGACCAGCCCAGTGCCCTACAAGAAGAGCGTAACCATCGATACTGTGACTTATGAGTGGGCTCCTCCTGTTCAGAATCAGACACTT GCGAAGCAGTACATGCAGATGCTGCCCAAGGAGAAGCAGCCCGTGGCCGGCTCGGAGGGCGCGCAGTACAGGAAGAAGCAGCTGGCAAAGCAGCTGCCTGCCCACGATCAGGACCCGTCCAAGTGCCACGAGCTTTCCCCCAGTGAAGTCAGGCATATGGAGCAGTTCGTGAAGAAGTACAAAAAAGAGGCACTGGGTGTAGGAGATGTCAAGCTCCCTGGGGATGTGGAAGTGAGAGCTCCTGATGagaataatttgaaaaatggTGGTGGCAGAGGTACCTCATCTACTGTTGGAACAATGGAGAAGTCCCCAGATCGGAAAGCATCTCAATAT TCCTGCTATCACTGCAAACTAAGCATGAAGGAAGGTGACCCAGCTGTCTATGCAGAACGTGCTGGATATGACAAATTGTGGCATCCAGGCTGTTTTGTCTGTGGCACCTGTGGTGAACTGCTAGTAGACATGATCTACTTCTGGAAGAATGGTAACCTCTATTGTGGAAGACATTACTGTGATAGTGAAAGACCCCGCTGTGCTGGATGTGATGAG CTAATATTCAGCAATGAATATACTCTCGCAGAGGGGCAGAACTGGCATCTGAAACACTTCTGCTGTTTTGATTGTGATTGTGTCCTGGCTGGGATAACCTATATAACAGTGAATGACAAGCCAGTCTGCAAATCCTGCTACATGAAGAACCATGCTGCG ATCTGCCAGGGCTGTCACAATGCCATAGATCCAGAGGTTCAGCGTGTAAGCTACAACAACTTCAACTGGCATGCTAAGAGGGAATGCTTCCTGTGCTCCTGTTGCAGCAAGTGTCTCATTGGCCAGAAGTTCATATCTATGGAGGGGATGCTTTTCTGCTCAGTGGCATGTAAGGAAAAGATGATGTCCTGA